Proteins from a single region of Lelliottia sp. JS-SCA-14:
- the mscK gene encoding mechanosensitive channel MscK: MTMLHYTRSQNPVFVLIFAVLFFFATAPAVHARADNNSDGPTRADIQSQLDTLNKQKELTPQEKLVQADLAETIETLDKIERVKTETTQLRQKVTEAPDKMRQATAALNALSDVDNDDETRKTLATLSLRQLESRMTQVLDDLQTGQSDLATYNSQLVSLQTQPERVQNAMYSASQQLQQIRNRLNGTTVGEGALRPTQQTLLLAQQTLLNAQIDQQRKSLEGNTILQDTLQKQRDYVTANINRLEHQLQLLQEAVNSKRLTLTEKTAQEAVSPDETTRIQSNPLVKQELDINHQLSQRLIQATESGNSLVQQNIKVKNWLDRALQAERNIKEQIAVLKGSLLLSRILYQQQQTLPSADELEDMTNRIADLRLEQFEINQQRDALFQSDAFVAKVEEGHTSEVNDEVHDALLQVVDMRRELLDQLNKQLGNQLMMAINLQINQQQLVSVSKSLKEILTQQIFWVNSNKPMDWDWIKSFPETLKSQIKSMKITVNWEKAWPAVMIAFLAGLPLLLIAGLIRWRLGWLKKYQAKLAHEVGQLRNDSQLHTPKAILIDLIRALPVCLLILAAGLILLTMQLNISDLLWAFSKKLALFWLVFGLCWKVLEKDGVAVRHFNMPEQLTSHWRRQIVRVSLALLPLHFWSVVAELSPLHLMDDVLGQLAIFLNLLLIAVLMWPMCRDSWRDKESHNIRLITVTVLAIIPLALMVLTATGYFYTTLRLSGRWIETVYLVILWNLLYQTVLRGLSVAARRIAYRRALARRQNMVKEGAEGAEPQEEPTIALEQVNQQTLRITMLVMVALFGVMFWAIWSDLITVFAYLDSITLWQYNGTEAGAAVMKSVTMGSLLFALVSTVVAWALIRNLPGLLEVLILSRLNMRQGSSYAITTILNYVILVVGAMTVFGSLGVSWDKLQWLAAALSVGLGFGLQEIFGNFVSGLIILFERPVRIGDTVTIGTFSGTVSKIRIRATTITDFDRKEVIIPNKAFVTERLINWSLSDTITRVVIRLGVAYGSDLDKVKAVLLQAATEHPKVMHDPAPSVFFTTFGASTLDHELRLYVRELRDRSYAVDELNRTIDRLCRENNINIAFNQLEVHLRNEKGDEHTEVKREVKGDDPTPA; encoded by the coding sequence ATCACTATGCTGCACTACACACGCTCGCAAAACCCCGTTTTTGTCCTGATTTTCGCCGTGCTGTTTTTCTTCGCCACGGCTCCCGCCGTCCATGCCCGCGCTGACAACAACAGCGATGGTCCGACGCGGGCGGATATTCAGTCTCAGCTGGACACCCTGAACAAACAAAAAGAGCTGACGCCGCAGGAAAAGCTGGTGCAGGCCGATCTGGCCGAGACCATTGAGACGCTGGATAAAATCGAGCGCGTGAAAACAGAAACCACGCAGCTGCGCCAGAAAGTGACCGAAGCGCCGGACAAAATGCGTCAGGCGACGGCGGCGCTGAACGCCCTGAGCGACGTCGATAACGACGACGAAACCCGTAAGACTCTGGCGACGCTCTCCCTGCGCCAGCTGGAATCCCGCATGACCCAGGTGCTCGACGATCTGCAAACCGGGCAGAGCGATCTCGCCACCTACAACAGCCAGCTCGTCTCCCTGCAAACTCAGCCGGAACGCGTGCAGAACGCCATGTATTCGGCCTCGCAGCAGCTACAGCAGATCCGTAACCGCCTGAATGGCACCACGGTGGGCGAAGGCGCGCTTCGTCCGACGCAGCAAACGCTGCTCCTGGCCCAGCAAACCTTGCTCAATGCGCAGATCGACCAGCAGCGTAAGAGCCTCGAAGGCAACACCATTTTGCAGGATACGCTGCAAAAACAGCGGGATTATGTCACCGCCAATATTAATCGCCTGGAGCATCAGCTCCAGCTGCTGCAGGAGGCGGTTAACAGCAAACGCCTGACCCTGACGGAGAAAACGGCACAGGAAGCCGTCTCGCCGGACGAAACCACCCGCATCCAGAGTAACCCGCTGGTGAAGCAGGAGCTGGATATCAACCATCAGCTTAGCCAGCGTCTGATTCAGGCCACCGAAAGCGGTAACTCACTGGTTCAGCAAAATATCAAAGTGAAGAACTGGCTGGATCGTGCCCTGCAGGCCGAACGCAATATCAAAGAACAGATTGCGGTCCTGAAGGGCAGCCTGCTGCTGTCGCGCATTCTGTATCAACAGCAGCAGACGCTGCCGTCCGCCGACGAGCTGGAAGACATGACCAACCGCATCGCGGACCTGCGTCTGGAGCAGTTTGAGATCAACCAGCAGCGCGACGCGCTTTTCCAGAGCGACGCCTTTGTCGCCAAAGTGGAAGAGGGCCATACCAGCGAAGTGAACGACGAAGTCCACGATGCGCTGCTGCAGGTGGTGGATATGCGCCGCGAGCTGCTGGATCAGCTCAACAAACAGCTGGGTAATCAGCTGATGATGGCGATCAACCTGCAAATCAACCAGCAGCAGCTGGTGAGCGTTTCGAAAAGCCTGAAAGAAATTCTGACCCAGCAAATCTTCTGGGTGAACAGCAACAAACCGATGGACTGGGACTGGATTAAATCCTTCCCGGAGACGCTGAAATCCCAGATCAAGAGCATGAAAATCACCGTCAACTGGGAGAAAGCCTGGCCTGCGGTGATGATTGCGTTTCTCGCCGGTCTGCCGTTGTTGCTGATTGCGGGACTGATCCGCTGGCGTCTGGGCTGGCTTAAAAAATATCAGGCTAAGCTCGCCCATGAAGTGGGACAGCTGCGCAATGACAGCCAGCTGCATACGCCGAAAGCAATATTGATCGATCTCATCCGCGCGCTGCCGGTGTGTCTGCTGATTCTGGCGGCGGGGCTGATCCTGCTGACCATGCAGCTCAACATCAGCGATCTGCTGTGGGCGTTCAGCAAAAAGCTGGCGCTGTTCTGGCTGGTGTTTGGCCTGTGCTGGAAAGTGCTGGAAAAAGACGGCGTGGCGGTACGTCACTTCAATATGCCGGAGCAGCTCACCAGCCACTGGCGCCGCCAGATTGTGCGCGTGAGCCTGGCGCTGCTGCCGCTGCACTTCTGGTCGGTCGTGGCCGAACTTTCCCCGCTGCATCTGATGGATGACGTCCTCGGCCAGCTGGCGATCTTCCTCAACCTGCTGCTGATTGCCGTGCTGATGTGGCCGATGTGCCGCGACAGCTGGCGGGATAAAGAGTCGCATAACATTCGGCTGATCACCGTCACCGTGCTGGCGATTATTCCGCTGGCGCTGATGGTGCTCACCGCCACGGGCTACTTCTATACCACGCTGCGCCTGTCGGGCCGCTGGATTGAAACCGTCTATCTGGTCATTCTCTGGAACCTGCTGTATCAGACGGTGCTGCGCGGTCTGAGCGTCGCGGCGCGCCGCATCGCCTACCGTCGTGCGCTGGCTCGTCGTCAGAATATGGTGAAAGAGGGCGCGGAAGGGGCGGAGCCGCAGGAAGAGCCGACCATCGCGCTGGAGCAGGTCAACCAGCAAACGCTACGTATTACCATGCTGGTGATGGTGGCGCTGTTCGGCGTGATGTTCTGGGCGATCTGGTCTGATTTGATCACCGTGTTTGCCTATCTCGACAGCATCACGCTCTGGCAGTACAACGGCACCGAAGCCGGTGCGGCGGTGATGAAAAGCGTCACCATGGGCAGCCTGCTGTTTGCGCTGGTCTCCACCGTGGTGGCCTGGGCGCTGATCCGCAACCTGCCGGGTCTGCTGGAAGTGCTGATCCTCTCACGCCTCAATATGCGTCAGGGCTCGTCTTACGCCATCACCACCATTCTGAACTATGTGATTCTGGTGGTCGGGGCGATGACCGTCTTCGGCTCGCTGGGCGTCTCGTGGGATAAACTCCAGTGGCTGGCAGCCGCCCTGTCGGTCGGTCTCGGTTTTGGCTTGCAGGAGATCTTCGGGAACTTCGTCTCTGGCCTGATCATTCTGTTCGAACGCCCGGTGCGTATCGGCGATACGGTCACCATCGGTACCTTCTCCGGGACGGTCAGCAAGATCCGTATCCGCGCAACGACAATCACCGACTTTGATCGCAAAGAGGTGATCATCCCGAACAAAGCCTTCGTCACCGAACGTCTGATCAACTGGTCGCTCTCCGACACCATCACCCGCGTGGTGATCCGCCTCGGCGTGGCGTACGGATCGGATCTGGACAAAGTGAAAGCGGTACTGTTGCAGGCCGCGACGGAGCATCCAAAAGTGATGCACGATCCGGCGCCGTCGGTGTTCTTCACCACCTTCGGGGCAAGCACCCTGGATCATGAGCTGCGTTTATACGTGCGTGAGTTGCGGGATCGCAGTTACGCGGTGGACGAACTGAACCGCACCATCGATCGTCTGTGCCGTGAGAACAATATCAATATCGCTTTCAACCAGCTGGAAGTTCACCTGCGAAATGAGAAGGGTGATGAGCATACGGAAGTGAAGCGTGAAGTGAAGGGCGATGACCCGACACCAGCTTGA
- a CDS encoding DUF454 family protein: protein MKRTILIIIGWLAVVLGTLGVVLPLLPTTPFILLAAWCFARSSPRFHQWLLYRSWFGGYLRHWQQYRAMPPGAKPRAIAVILVTFAISLWLVKMMWVRILLLVILSCLLFFMWRIPVVDEKQQKH, encoded by the coding sequence ATGAAGCGTACTATTTTAATCATCATTGGCTGGCTCGCGGTAGTGCTGGGTACGCTTGGCGTGGTTTTGCCGCTGCTGCCCACCACGCCCTTTATTCTGCTGGCGGCCTGGTGCTTTGCCCGCTCATCGCCGCGTTTTCACCAGTGGCTGCTTTATCGCTCCTGGTTTGGCGGCTATCTGCGCCACTGGCAACAATACCGGGCGATGCCGCCCGGCGCAAAGCCTCGCGCGATTGCGGTGATCCTCGTGACCTTCGCCATTTCATTATGGCTGGTGAAGATGATGTGGGTGCGTATCCTGCTGCTGGTGATCCTCTCCTGTCTGCTTTTCTTCATGTGGCGAATCCCCGTCGTTGATGAAAAGCAACAAAAGCACTGA
- the recR gene encoding recombination mediator RecR encodes MQTSPLLTQLMEALRCLPGVGPKSAQRMAFTLLQRDRSGGMRLAQALTRAMSEIGHCEDCRTFTEQDVCNICSNPRRQENGQICVVESPADIYAIEQTGQFSGRYFVLMGHLSPLDGIGPDDIGLDRLEQRLESETLTEVILATNPTVEGEATANYIGELCAQYGVQASRIAHGVPVGGELEMVDGTTLSHSLAGRHKLIF; translated from the coding sequence ATGCAAACCAGTCCGCTGCTCACGCAGTTAATGGAAGCGCTGCGCTGCCTGCCGGGCGTTGGCCCGAAGTCAGCCCAGCGCATGGCGTTTACGCTGTTACAGCGCGACCGCAGCGGCGGGATGCGCCTGGCGCAGGCACTGACCCGCGCCATGTCAGAAATCGGTCACTGTGAGGATTGCCGCACTTTTACCGAGCAGGACGTGTGTAACATCTGTTCGAATCCGCGTCGTCAGGAAAACGGTCAGATTTGCGTGGTGGAGAGTCCGGCGGACATCTACGCCATTGAGCAAACCGGGCAGTTTTCGGGCCGCTATTTCGTACTGATGGGCCATCTCTCTCCGCTGGATGGAATTGGCCCGGACGATATCGGTCTCGATCGCCTCGAGCAGCGTCTGGAGTCCGAGACGTTGACCGAAGTGATCCTCGCCACCAACCCGACGGTGGAAGGCGAAGCGACCGCGAACTACATCGGTGAACTGTGCGCGCAGTACGGCGTACAGGCGAGCCGCATCGCCCACGGCGTACCGGTCGGCGGCGAGCTGGAAATGGTCGACGGCACCACGCTGTCACACTCTCTGGCTGGACGCCACAAGCTTATTTTCTGA
- the rsmS gene encoding pleiotropic regulatory protein RsmS, translating into MSLENAPDEVKLAVDLIMLLENHDLAPETVLKALEIVRRDFEGKLRPDSAP; encoded by the coding sequence ATGTCGCTGGAAAACGCACCCGACGAAGTCAAACTGGCCGTCGATCTGATTATGCTGCTGGAAAATCATGACCTTGCGCCTGAGACGGTGTTGAAAGCGCTGGAAATTGTGCGGCGGGATTTTGAGGGGAAGTTACGTCCTGACTCAGCGCCGTAG
- the dnaX gene encoding DNA polymerase III subunit gamma/tau: MSYQVLARKWRPQTFADVVGQEHVLTALANGLSLGRIHHAYLFSGTRGVGKTSIARLLAKGLNCETGITATPCGVCDNCREIEQGRFVDLIEIDAASRTKVEDTRDLLDNVQYAPARGRFKVYLIDEVHMLSRHSFNALLKTLEEPPSHVKFLLATTDPQKLPVTILSRCLQFHLKALDVDQIRTQLEHILDEEKIAHEPRALQLLARAADGSLRDALSLTDQAIASGDGQLSTEAVSTMLGTLDDDQALSLIEAIIEANGERAMSLVNVAASRGVEWEALLVEMLALLHRVAMLQLSPSAIGADMAMIEQRMRELARTVPPADVQLYYQTLLIGRKELPFAPDRRMGVEMTLLRALAFHPRMPLPEPEVPRQSYAPVAPTAVMTPTAMPQHAAPPPGPDVPLPDATSSVLAARSQLQRAQGATKPKKSEPAAPGRARPVNNAALERLASVTERVQSRPSPSALEQKAPAKKEAYRWKSTNTAEEVKVEVATPKALKKALEHDKTPELSAKLAAESLERDAWAAEVSQLKLPKLVEQVALNAWKEQDGNQIRLHLRPGQRHLNSASAQQVLTEALSTLQGAPVELTIIEDDNPAMRTPLEWRQAIYEEKLAQARESIIADNNIQTLRRFFDADLDEESIRPI, encoded by the coding sequence ATGAGTTATCAGGTGTTAGCCCGAAAGTGGCGACCCCAAACCTTCGCTGACGTCGTCGGCCAGGAACATGTGCTGACCGCCCTGGCGAACGGTTTATCGCTAGGACGCATCCATCACGCGTATCTTTTCTCCGGCACGCGCGGCGTCGGTAAAACCTCTATTGCCCGTTTGCTGGCTAAAGGCCTGAACTGCGAAACCGGGATCACCGCCACGCCATGCGGCGTCTGTGATAACTGCCGGGAAATCGAGCAGGGGCGTTTTGTCGATCTGATCGAAATCGATGCCGCCTCGCGCACTAAGGTCGAAGATACCCGCGATCTGCTGGATAACGTGCAGTACGCCCCGGCGCGTGGCCGCTTCAAGGTCTATCTGATCGATGAAGTCCACATGCTGTCGCGCCACAGTTTTAACGCCCTGCTGAAAACGCTGGAAGAGCCGCCATCGCACGTCAAATTCCTGCTGGCGACCACCGATCCGCAAAAGCTGCCGGTGACGATCCTGTCGCGCTGTCTGCAGTTCCATCTGAAGGCGCTGGACGTCGATCAGATCCGCACTCAGCTCGAACACATTCTTGATGAAGAGAAGATCGCCCACGAACCGCGCGCCCTGCAGCTGCTGGCGCGTGCGGCGGACGGCAGTCTGCGTGACGCTTTAAGCCTGACGGATCAGGCCATCGCCAGCGGTGACGGCCAGCTGTCGACCGAGGCGGTGAGCACCATGCTCGGCACCCTCGACGACGATCAGGCCCTGTCGCTGATTGAAGCCATTATTGAAGCCAACGGCGAACGCGCCATGTCGCTGGTGAACGTCGCGGCCTCCCGCGGCGTGGAGTGGGAAGCGCTGCTGGTCGAAATGCTGGCCCTGCTGCACCGCGTGGCGATGCTCCAGCTCTCCCCATCTGCCATTGGCGCAGACATGGCGATGATCGAACAGCGCATGCGTGAACTTGCGCGCACCGTTCCACCGGCTGATGTGCAGCTCTATTACCAGACGCTGCTGATTGGCCGCAAAGAATTGCCGTTCGCACCGGATCGTCGGATGGGCGTCGAAATGACGCTTCTGCGCGCGCTGGCGTTCCATCCCCGGATGCCGCTGCCCGAGCCTGAAGTGCCGCGCCAGTCCTATGCCCCTGTCGCACCGACCGCGGTGATGACGCCTACGGCGATGCCGCAGCACGCTGCGCCACCGCCTGGGCCGGACGTCCCGCTGCCGGATGCCACCAGTTCGGTGCTCGCCGCGCGCAGTCAGCTACAGCGTGCGCAGGGAGCAACCAAACCAAAAAAGAGTGAACCGGCAGCGCCAGGAAGAGCGCGGCCGGTTAACAACGCCGCACTCGAACGACTGGCATCGGTAACGGAGCGCGTACAGTCGCGCCCGTCGCCGTCGGCGCTCGAACAGAAAGCCCCGGCGAAGAAAGAGGCTTACCGCTGGAAGTCGACCAACACCGCCGAAGAAGTGAAGGTGGAAGTGGCGACGCCGAAAGCGCTGAAAAAGGCGCTGGAGCACGATAAAACGCCGGAGCTTTCTGCGAAGCTCGCAGCAGAATCCCTCGAGCGTGACGCCTGGGCCGCTGAAGTCAGCCAGTTAAAGCTGCCGAAACTGGTCGAGCAGGTCGCGCTCAACGCCTGGAAAGAGCAGGACGGAAATCAGATCCGCCTGCATCTGCGCCCGGGTCAGCGTCATCTGAATTCCGCCAGCGCCCAACAGGTGCTGACGGAGGCGCTCTCCACATTACAGGGCGCGCCGGTTGAATTGACTATCATTGAAGATGATAATCCGGCGATGCGTACGCCGCTGGAGTGGCGTCAGGCAATTTATGAAGAGAAGCTCGCGCAGGCGCGCGAGTCGATTATTGCGGATAACAACATTCAGACCCTGCGCCGGTTCTTCGACGCCGATCTGGATGAAGAGAGTATCCGTCCCATTTGA
- the apt gene encoding adenine phosphoribosyltransferase — MTATAQQLEFLKNSIKSIQDYPKPGILFRDVTSLLEDPKAYALSIELLVQRYKNAGITKVVGTEARGFLFGAPVALAMGVGFVPVRKPRKLPRETIAESYELEYGTDQLEIHVDAIKPGDKVLVVDDLLATGGTIEATVKLIRRLGGEVTDAAFIINLFDLGGEQRLEKQGITSYSLVPFPGH; from the coding sequence ATGACCGCGACTGCGCAGCAGCTTGAATTTCTGAAAAACAGCATCAAAAGCATCCAGGACTATCCAAAACCTGGCATTCTTTTCCGTGATGTCACCAGCTTGCTGGAAGACCCGAAAGCGTACGCACTCAGCATTGAACTGCTGGTTCAGCGCTATAAAAACGCCGGGATCACCAAAGTAGTAGGCACGGAAGCGCGTGGCTTCCTGTTCGGCGCACCGGTTGCGCTGGCGATGGGCGTGGGCTTTGTGCCGGTACGTAAACCGCGCAAACTGCCGCGTGAAACCATTGCCGAGAGCTATGAGCTGGAATACGGCACCGATCAGCTGGAAATTCACGTTGATGCCATCAAACCGGGCGACAAAGTGCTGGTGGTGGACGATCTGCTGGCGACCGGCGGTACGATTGAAGCGACCGTGAAGCTGATCCGTCGTCTGGGTGGAGAAGTGACCGACGCGGCCTTCATCATCAATCTGTTCGATCTCGGCGGCGAACAGCGCCTGGAAAAACAGGGTATCACCAGCTACAGCCTGGTCCCTTTCCCGGGTCATTAA
- the acrR gene encoding multidrug efflux transporter transcriptional repressor AcrR, translating into MARKTKQQALETRQHILDVALRLFSQQGVSSTSLAQIAQAAGVTRGAIYWHFKNKSDLFSEIWELSESSIADLETEYRAKFPDDPLSVLREILVHVLEATVIEERRRLMMEIIFHKCEFVGEMAVVQQAQRSLCLESYDRIEYTLNQCIQANMLPANLLTRRTAILMRSYISGLMENWLFAPESFDLRQEARNYVAILLEMCQFCPTLRGDPDSLPA; encoded by the coding sequence ATGGCACGAAAAACCAAACAACAAGCGCTCGAGACACGTCAACACATTCTGGATGTGGCATTACGTCTGTTTTCGCAGCAGGGGGTCTCTTCGACCTCTCTGGCGCAGATTGCTCAGGCCGCTGGCGTCACACGGGGAGCGATTTACTGGCATTTCAAAAACAAGTCAGATTTGTTCAGTGAAATTTGGGAGTTATCAGAATCCAGTATTGCCGATCTTGAGACTGAGTATCGGGCAAAATTCCCTGACGATCCACTCTCAGTATTGAGAGAAATTTTGGTTCATGTTCTTGAGGCGACAGTGATTGAGGAACGACGCCGCCTGATGATGGAGATCATCTTCCACAAATGCGAGTTTGTCGGCGAAATGGCCGTTGTACAACAGGCGCAGCGCAGCCTGTGCCTCGAAAGCTACGATCGCATCGAATATACGCTAAATCAATGTATTCAGGCTAACATGCTCCCGGCAAATTTGCTGACTCGTCGTACCGCTATTTTGATGCGCAGCTATATTTCCGGGCTGATGGAAAACTGGCTCTTCGCCCCCGAGTCGTTCGACCTGAGACAGGAAGCGCGCAACTACGTCGCCATTTTGCTGGAGATGTGCCAGTTCTGCCCGACGCTGCGCGGCGACCCTGATTCCCTTCCGGCCTGA
- the priC gene encoding primosomal replication protein N'' — translation MKTALLLETLQNQLIALRAQASPLLQHATLKPRFDRQLFRTRSTLIKDYLDEAQHNLDELRHAVESQQTEQVAWLAEHLVEQITALHREMTAWPLRAWDTPSPGAAKWQRKRLEHQDFERRLYAMKNEREQQLKGSETLEEQQRLMREISALEGRLTRCRQALDEIERVIARMTR, via the coding sequence TTGAAAACAGCCTTGCTTTTAGAGACTCTGCAAAATCAGTTGATCGCCCTGCGCGCGCAGGCATCACCTCTGTTGCAGCATGCGACGCTGAAGCCACGCTTTGACCGGCAGTTGTTTCGTACCCGCAGTACGCTGATAAAAGATTATCTTGATGAAGCCCAGCATAACCTTGATGAGCTTCGTCACGCCGTCGAGAGCCAGCAAACCGAGCAGGTGGCGTGGCTGGCGGAACATCTGGTAGAGCAGATCACCGCCCTGCACCGGGAGATGACCGCCTGGCCGCTGCGCGCGTGGGACACGCCCTCGCCCGGTGCCGCGAAATGGCAGCGCAAACGGCTGGAGCATCAGGATTTTGAACGTCGCCTGTACGCGATGAAAAACGAGCGCGAACAGCAGCTCAAAGGGAGCGAAACCCTGGAAGAGCAGCAGCGTTTGATGCGGGAAATTTCCGCCCTGGAAGGACGACTCACCCGCTGCCGTCAGGCGCTGGATGAGATAGAGCGCGTGATTGCGCGTATGACCCGCTAA
- a CDS encoding YbaB/EbfC family nucleoid-associated protein: MFGGKGGLGNLMKQAQQMQDKMQKMQEEIAQLEVTGESGAGLVKVTINGAHNCRRVEIDPSLLEDDKDMLEDLVAAAFNDAARRIDETQKEKMASVSSGMQLPPGFKMPF, encoded by the coding sequence ATGTTTGGTGGTAAAGGCGGTCTGGGTAACCTGATGAAACAGGCCCAGCAGATGCAAGACAAAATGCAGAAAATGCAGGAAGAGATCGCACAGCTGGAAGTCACTGGCGAATCTGGTGCAGGTCTGGTCAAAGTGACCATCAACGGCGCGCATAACTGCCGTCGCGTGGAAATTGACCCAAGCCTGCTCGAAGACGACAAAGATATGCTGGAAGATCTGGTTGCCGCTGCGTTTAACGATGCTGCGCGCCGTATCGACGAAACCCAGAAAGAGAAAATGGCCTCTGTCTCCTCCGGGATGCAGCTGCCGCCAGGCTTTAAGATGCCGTTCTGA
- the acrA gene encoding multidrug efflux RND transporter periplasmic adaptor subunit AcrA → MNKNRGLTPLAIVLMLSGGLALTGCDEKQAQQGAQQMPEVGVVTLKTEPLQITTELPGRTSAYRVAEVRPQVSGIILKRNFTEGGDIEAGVSLYQIDPATYQAAYESAKGDLAKAEAAAKISQLTLNRYKKLLGTQYISQQDYDTALADSQQANAAVLAAKAAVETARINLAYTKVTSPISGRIGKSSVTEGALVQNGQATALATVQQLDPIYVDVTQSSNDFLRLKQELASGALKQENGKAKVELVTNDGIKFPQAGALEFSDVTVDQTTGSITLRAIFPNPDHTLLPGMFVRARLEEGTNPTALLVPQQGVTRTPRGDASALVVGKDDKVETRQITATQAIGDKWLVTDGLKDGDRVIVSGLQKVRPGAQVKAQEVKSDDKQQAAAGGQSEQTKS, encoded by the coding sequence ATGAACAAAAACAGAGGGTTAACGCCTCTGGCGATCGTTCTGATGCTCTCAGGCGGCTTAGCGCTTACAGGATGTGATGAGAAACAGGCTCAACAGGGAGCACAGCAGATGCCAGAAGTCGGTGTCGTTACGCTGAAAACTGAACCTCTTCAAATCACCACAGAATTACCAGGCCGTACAAGCGCTTACCGCGTTGCGGAAGTTCGTCCTCAGGTTAGCGGGATCATCCTGAAACGTAACTTCACCGAGGGTGGTGATATCGAAGCGGGTGTGTCTCTGTATCAGATTGATCCGGCAACCTATCAGGCCGCGTACGAAAGTGCGAAAGGCGATCTGGCGAAGGCCGAAGCGGCTGCCAAAATCTCCCAGCTGACGCTGAACCGTTATAAAAAACTCCTCGGCACGCAGTACATCAGCCAACAGGATTACGACACGGCGCTGGCCGATTCTCAACAGGCGAACGCTGCGGTACTCGCGGCAAAAGCAGCCGTTGAAACGGCGCGCATTAACCTGGCGTACACCAAAGTGACCTCCCCTATCAGCGGTCGCATTGGCAAATCTTCCGTCACAGAAGGTGCGCTGGTTCAGAACGGACAGGCCACTGCGCTGGCTACCGTTCAGCAGCTTGATCCGATCTATGTGGATGTCACGCAGTCCAGTAACGATTTCCTGCGTCTGAAACAAGAGCTGGCAAGCGGTGCGCTGAAACAAGAAAACGGCAAAGCCAAAGTGGAGCTGGTCACCAATGATGGTATCAAGTTCCCACAGGCTGGCGCGCTGGAATTCTCTGACGTGACCGTCGATCAAACCACCGGTTCTATCACCTTACGCGCTATCTTCCCGAACCCTGACCACACGCTGTTGCCAGGTATGTTCGTGCGTGCCCGTCTGGAAGAAGGCACCAACCCAACCGCACTTCTGGTTCCACAGCAGGGCGTAACACGTACGCCGCGCGGTGATGCCAGCGCGCTGGTAGTGGGTAAGGATGACAAAGTCGAAACGCGTCAAATCACTGCTACGCAGGCGATTGGCGACAAATGGCTGGTGACGGACGGTTTGAAAGATGGCGATCGCGTGATTGTCTCTGGTTTGCAAAAAGTACGTCCTGGCGCGCAGGTGAAAGCCCAGGAAGTCAAATCTGACGATAAACAACAAGCCGCAGCCGGTGGCCAGTCAGAACAAACCAAGTCTTAA